The DNA sequence ACTGAGCAGTACTGATTAAATTGCGTAATTGTACCATACTTATTTATTCTCTTCACTTAGGTAACCATACAAATTCAAAAtctaaaatatattaaataaattgagaGAACTGAGAGAGAGATTGTTAGAGATTGGGTTTATTTTGTTTCTCCACCTCTATCGAAGGAACTCGGCAAAATGACTTTGTAACTTCGGCAAAATGACTAGGTAACATTATACGATCGATGTGcttccaaaaaaaaacatacatcgTAATATAATgcaataaaatttataatacgaaaatatgtaattttaaatagtgaaatccGAGAACAGGATTTCACATTCTTCCCCCCctaaaaaaatttcgtccccgaaatttcaaTACCAATTCCAAAACCACCAATACCGCATATCAACAAATAACAATGCTCGAATGACATTCACACTTTCATTATACTCAAATTTGGGTATCAACAAGTTCGACAACATTGAACCACAACTCACAAGTACAATTTTCATATTCTCAACACAACTTCAACACCAATCTTCGCACAATCATAAAGAATGCCACTACTAACAAGAATTCATCAGTATACTCATAATTCTGGCAACCATACCAACCAATTTTGTAATTACAAGCATTTCCCAATATTCCATTTATGGTGAATAAGATCATAACCTCAGTCTACGAGTTtattcaactcaaaacaaataaattaacgAATAGATCATCATGATTCTCACCCATATACTCAGATTCCTAGCAACATTTATTGCAGAATAAATATTAGAAATTCTAGCCATACACATTGGCAAAatatttatccaacatcaagcTGCAGTCATCATAACTTAAAATAATTACTTGTTggtgcacaaaaccggaagtcttggaacaacgtaaatccgaccgtgaatctgcataaaatgtaaatgacacaagagttatcgtggttcaccccaaggtttgggctacgtccacactgattgtattatatttctctgttgaagagggagagagagcttaagGGATGTGTGGAGGCTTCAGAAATGGCAtctgagggtgagaatgagccccccctaattgtgaggatgaggagtccttttatagaataaggactcctcacttattacatatttgccccttcccttattgcataattacatttgagtcccctgagtatttatacgaggtctaaatacggggccctaaatatggtataaacagtagtcccccaagtcttcagtcaagagagtcttttggctggagacttgaaattcagtccatgtgtaggcCGAAGTAACCAGATGTTGTCTTaaactgatgttcgatatgaggcagtgctcaatctgaaatgacgctcaactagaagtagcacacgttgcgaggctactcggctcgtggcttatgttgccttggttggctcagcttgcggtgtttgaaggtgagggagtcccttttatagatagaataaggactcgctCCTCAATATATGAAtcatgggctagagttgatgctctctaatggtggtaagggagtcccttttatagaataagggctcgctcctcaatacataagtaatgggctagagttgatgctcacggcgaggcggttgctcagtaggcggcgatgctctctaatggtgatgagggagtcccttttatagaataagggctcgctcctcaatacataaataatgggctagagttgatgctggcggcgaggcggttgctcagctggcggcgttgctctctaatgatggtgagggagtcctttttataaaataagggatcgctcctcagtacatgaataatgggctagagtcccccaagtatttttcataaggcccagttgaggccatgtgctctctaatgaaggtgagggagttccttttatagaataagggttcgctcctcagtatatgaataatgggctagagtcccccaagtattttcataaggcccagttgaggcccaatatatggtacataatgtagtcccccaagtcttcggtcaatagagtctgttggctggagacttcaaattgaatccatgtatgggccgaagtggcggtggttccgaggcggtatttgtataccttgcactgaagctttgtaagtgaagctttgaagctagagctctgtaaatgaagctttcgaagctagagctttgtaaatgaagctttcgaagctagagctatgtaaatgaagcttttgaagctgattgacatgagtgatgctcatgaatgtttatgttgattgacatgagtgatgctcatggatgttgtcatgagtgatgctcatgaatgttgacatgagtgatgctcatgaatgttgacatgaatgatgatcatgaatgtttatgtatgattgtcgtgagtgatgctcatgaatgtttatgtatgaatgatatgagtaatgctcatgtataatttggagtattaggcgtacttttgatcacctggttggtggcatgaagaagagtacgagttgtacatttcatcacctggttgtggcatgaatggctagttgccaatttagagtatgggttgtacatctcatcatctggttggtggcatgaatggctagttgccagatgatattagagtacaggttgtacatttcatcacctggttggtggtaatagcggcgggttgccgaataatttttggagtactgggcgtacttttggtcacctggttggtagtaaTAGCGGCAAGttgtcgaataattgtggagtactaggcgtacttttgatcacctagtttgtgctattttgggcttatgggccttcgccctccacaacatgctagcccatttcttttgggctttgccgtttttttttttttttttttagttaccctctgatggggtttatacatattaccctctgatagggtttatacagatgtcttcgaaagataaaaataaatctcatcatacaaaaacaagaaaagtagatcacatcattctggtagtgtgtttattccttgcttttgctttctgcttttattTTTCCTCTTTTCCAACGCACTGCATTTATTATTCTCTTGCTGAGGTCCAAGTGAATTAGCCtttgcagatggcagacaaaaGTAAAGTGAAGTTCTCTTTACTTTGCTTAACTTTGCAAATTGCAAGTGGCGGGGGCATGACTTGTCTTTACAGCATCTTCTGGAAAGTCAAAAAACAGTTTTCAGGGCCACTAGCAGCAAGAGTTGTCCTCTCGCCAGCGCGGCTCCCCGGAGCTCGTCGCGCTTCTGTTGTCCTCGAAGGTGAGTACCGAGACCTCGCCAGAGACATTTGTCGCGGACCATTAAACCAGCTGTTCCTTTCAGAAAAGGGTCTGTGATGGTGAGATCGTACTTTCCGGTGAGCGTGAGAGTGACCGGCAGTGAGAGAATGGCAGAGTGCTGCTTGCATCCGCAAGACGGAGTCCGACTGCGCCGACGAGGGCTGTAGCTTCTGCTTCGGCTTCTGCACCTGGCCATTGTTGCAGCTAGAACTTGAACCTTGAGCAcgcaaaaccctaaccctaggtTCCCAGTCTGATAGTTGGTGGATCCATGGCAGATCTGCGCAACCTTCCCGGCAGATCCCTACGAAACTCCGGATACGATACGCAGATTTTCTGGACTTCTCGAAGCTTCAATCTCACGGCTTCCAGCTGGGCCACCCTCAGCAGTTTCTTCGTTTCCTCCATTGTTAATCCCGATTTCTCCATCGGCGAGCTCTTCGACGCGGGTTCTGGCGGGGCCAAACCGTCCAATCGAATCCGGTCCAAGCCGATGACCACGACTTTGAGCTTCTCCATCAGGTTTGCCCTCATCGGCAAAGACCAAATCTCATGCTTCTGGAAATTCCCCACCGATGACCTCTTGTGGAGGAACTTCCTAAAAACGGCAAAAACCAGATCTCCTGCTTCTGGAAATTCCCCGCCGACGATCTCTTGTGGAGGAACCTCCTGAAAACGGCATTGTCTTCAGGATTGGGGGGCGATTCCGGTCTTACAGGGCTTAGGAGTCTGATGACGACGAAATCCGGCTCTCCGAGGGTTTGGGTTGACGCCTTGAAGATGTTGAACAGGCGCTCGATTAAGGTTTTCTTGAACGACATTGTAATAATCTGGAGAAACTTGGGTGACCCATGAAGAAACATAATGGatcttttacttttctttcttttttgtgagGTTTTGGTGTGGAGTCTGTGATTTTCTGGTACATTAAAAAGTTACAGAAAAGATGATGAACAACTCTGTTATATTCTGTTGCTATTTTTTGGTTGAAAGGTTGGGCAATTGGGACTCAAGAGTCTGGTTTATTCGGTTGAATGGATCTCAATTTTCACCACTCCGACTGTTGGAGTCGTACAGATATgacactaaaaaaaatttatgtcgGCAAAGCAGATGACGAATTTTGTCTTGCAATTGTAGAGAGAGACTGAGTCAAAGAGGAGGTGGCTCAGTGGGTTTTCTGGGAAAGCTTTGGGtgtttgggtttttgcagatttcagggtggagtgtggtgaggtctcacggtggtgagatgaaaaaatggaagagaactgacatagctttttgtgtcgattcccacagacggcgccaaatgttggtgcacaaaaccggaagtcttggaacaacgtaaatccgaccgtgaatctgcataaaatgtaaatgacacaagagttatcgtggttcaccccaaggtttgggctacgtccacactgattgtattatatttctctgttgaagagggagagatagcttaggggatgtgtggaggcttcagaaatggcatctgagggtgagaatgagccccccctaattgtgaggatgatgagtccttttatagaataaggactcctcacttattacatatttgccccttcccttattgcataattacatttgagtcccccgagtatttatacgaggtctaaatacggggccctaaatatggtataaacattactaaataatcaaatcacatttacTATTGGTTAGACATATAGTAACATAATAATTACAATCATTGGTAAACCATCCACCATCATTAACTATACATAGTCGTAACTACGATTCTTTCTCAAAATTTCTAGCCACATTCCCTTGCAAAATAATATCAACCTTAAGCCATAAGTCTTGTTGGCTAAATgaatattaaaatttcaacCAACCATTAAAATTGACAAATCAAGTTCCAAAATTCCAACCAAAATTATTGGAATTTCCATTCACATCACTAGGTAATGGAAAGAAGAATACCAAGTGATCACAAATGAACCAAATTATGAGTCATTGATCAAATTTGACTCAAATTATTTCCATATCATCTATTATATGCTTACTTTTgctcaaaaacaaaatttgacatTCGTTTAGTGTTGTTTTCAGAGCATACCTACATCATATTTTACTACACAAGGAACGAGATCACAGGTATCAATGTGAACGTTGtgaaaacaatctttgaatcaAGAATAGCTATCATGGCAGTGGTTATTCTCTTTCTTACAAATGAAGGGTTAAACTTTAGTCAACATGCCACATTCAACCAATTTGTTTTGAATCAAGGTTATAACGGTGAGACGAGCATCGATATTAAGATCATTTATTGGTTAAGTTGTGCAATAGCAACTTTTATAAACTTTCACATACTCCAACACAATGAATAAgatagtaataattcaaccaATTTGTTCCCAATTTCTCACCAAAACAGATTATGCAACCAATTCATGTATCAATTTAAAGATAGTCTCAGTCATAGAACTAACTTATCTCACATTGACAAAGTCACACGCCAAATCTCAAGCCATGACTAACGTGGCTAACAAAATATCATAATTTCACACCATAATGCGTTAATGGTAAACTAACCTATCAAGTTTATAATTATCAACCTTTCCCGTCAATTCTTTTCATCAGACGAAGAAACTCAGTTCGGAAAGCATTTATATTAAATGaattcaaaaatttcattccaTAATTTCATTCATATTCACCCACCATTCTCATTATAATGGCAAACCATAATCACAGTTTATAATTTCATTCATgttgcacaaaaccggaaggtcttggaacaacgaaaatctgaccgtgaatcatGCAAAcgcccaagaacacaaagatgtatcgtggttcaccccaatgtttgggctacgtccacactgatgttgattatgaatgtgtgtatggattacaaaatgttgttgtgtttgtgagggtattgccctctgttgGTTTCACAGAGGAAGAGAGTTGAGAGAGTTTCTGTGTTTGTAGGAGGgttgctctgaatatgagagtctCTGTTTGGGGATGTGAGGCCTGAGGATTGTAAGGGTGAgaaggcccttttatagactaagggctcattcccttttacataaatcatgggctcaatgtctggaagcccaagtaacgaggcccaatataatatggtactaacagtagtcccccaaatctttagtcaaaagagtcttttggctagagacttcaaatccaatccatgtatgggccgaagtgactagatgtcttgaaccagtactcaacccaaggcaatgctcaacataaagcaatactcggCCAGAGGTATCACACGTTACGAGACTGCTCGGCTGAAGGTGATGCtagttgcgaggctgctcagctagaggctatgctcgtggcgaggcatTTGAGCAgctggaggcgatgctcgttgcgagacggctcggctagaggctatgctcgctgCGAGGTGGCTCGACTCGTGGTATTCCTCATTCCAAATCTCAAGCCATGACTAACGTGGCTAACAAAATATCAGAATTTCACACCATAATGCGTTAATGGTAAACTAACCTATCAAGTTTATAATTATCAACCTTTCCCTGTCAATTCTTTTCATCAGACAAAGAAACTCAATTCGGAAAGCATTTATATTAAATGaattcaaaaatttcattccaTAATTTCATTCACATTCACCCACCATTCTCATTATAATGGCAAACCATAATCACAGTTTATAATTTCAttcatgttgatgcacaaaaccggaaggtcttagaacaacgtaaatccgactgtgaatcatGCAAAcgcccaagaacacaaagatgtatcgtggttcaccccaatgtttgggctacgtccacactgatgttgattatgtatgtatgtatggattacaaaatgttgttgtgtttgtgagggtattgccctctgttgAGTTCACAGAGGAAGAGAGTTGAGAGAGTTTCTGTGTTTGTAGGAGGgttgctctgaatatgagagtctCTGTTTGGAGATGTGGGGCCTGAGGATTCTAAGGGTGAGAAGGctcttttatagactaagggcttctccccttttacataaatcatgggctcaatgtctggaagcccaagtaacgaggcccaatataatatggtaccaacagtagtcccccaagtctttagtcaagagagtcttttggctggagacttcaaatccaatccatgtatgggccgaagtgactagatgtcttgaaccagtactcaacccaaggcaatgctcaacataaagcaatactcggCCAGAGGTATCACACGTTCCGAGACTGCTCGGCTGAAGGTGATGCtagttgcgaggctgctcggctagatgctatgctcgtggcgaggcgtTTGCTCGGTtggaggcgatgctcgttgcgaggtGGCTCGACTAGAGGCTGTGCTCGCTGCAAGGCGACTCGACTCgtggtattcctcattgcaagtatctactttatgtcgacatgcactcaatatgagttgattctcgacATGACTCGGGTCCGCTTGTCAGGTTCGCATATTGGGTCTATATGTCTGATCCGCGGATCGGGTCCTCAAGTTGGGTCTTTGAGTCAAGGCCATACGTAGGGTCATCGAGTTAGGGCTATATGTAGGGTCATTGAGTTGGGTCCAGGCACATAAGTGTCCCAATAAGCGAATGTCTTAGCAAATGGGTGTCTGGTCAGACAAGAGATCACCATGAGCACGTGGCTCATCAGTCTATAAGTTGGTAGACTTCTTTAATtagcaacaatgttgatcagtagatctagttgctcaataatttctgacaataaatgacagtataagtacgaccgtataatgaataaatcaaattgacaaagtttaTCAAGGAAAAATATTGTACTATGTaccttctataaataaataatttattcagtcGTGTGataaatcacatgttgtataagTGACATAGTTTAAAGGCAATCATAATATTCTAGGCCATGAATAAATATTGTACAGGTACTTAGGTTAAATATATGTCACTAGGTGACATGTTAACaaatatcataatataataataataaaatattaaataaatgatgaaaacataatgatgtttgctgaaaatgaaaagtaaagctttctttattttttccttttgtccCTTCATGATGAAGGTTTCATCATAACGTTTAAATAATAAAGGTTACTTTCATTATAACATATATCAAtaacatattaaataaaaaagataaactATCTTTTGCATGGGGGTTGTCGACAAAAACCATCATCAGATGCCAAACTCTGCTTAgccccttatatatatatatatatatatatatatatatatatatatatatatattattttcctTCGTGGGGCAATTATGGGATAGTGGGTATGtgactaataataataatgttagATTAGGTAAACAAGTTATTATGTATAGTGCTCATATCATGATCAGGAATGATTACAGATAAACAATAAATTACCACAGAATGCACGTGATGGTCAGAAATGATTAAAGGTAAATAATAAactattaaataataataaaataatggtaAGGAACCCTTATCTTCCTTCTGGGTCTTCCTATGTCTTTCTCAGAAAATGGGTAGGGAACATGCATTCCTTTTTGTGATGAAAGTttgggcatcttctttggtgGCCGACAAAAGCCATCATTAAGTATATCAACTTGACTCTTTGTTTGAAAAGCATATCTCGGGGAAGTCGAGATCGGTGAAGTTGAGATCGGTGAGTGATATTCCTTAAGGGTCACCAAGGTCTGCGCCCGCAACATCAATGCTCCAGTGTGATTGTAATCAAGTTCAAGAACTGAGGTACATTCATCTGCTGCCTTTTTGAAATCATGGAGCTTCAAGAAGCAAGCAGCTTGTCATCCCCGTAATCAGCCGAGTCAAAATACACATCGTCGTTTCCTAACAGCCCGTTAAGCGTACTCAAAGGGGGATCGTCGATCTGCCATAACTCATCAGCTCCAGACGAGTTGGACAGAACTCGGACCAACTCGCTATCCCGCTTTTCGTCGCCTCCTCGTTGAAGTTCTCCGACGGGGGCAGGCCCAGCTCGTCGTCCGAAGCTTCTAGAAGGTACCCAAGGTCGGGTTTAGACTCGCCAGATTCTGACGTCAGATCAACCACAGGCCCCGGAGCCAGCAGAATCTCCGATGCTGGACGCGACGACGACTGGCAAAAAGTGGTTGCGGCTGCTATCTCTTCCTCGAAGCTTTTCATGACCGAGTCAATGTCCTGAGTCGTGGGATCGGCGTCCGAGTCATCAAGGAAACCTAGTAGGTCTTCCCTGAGTTGCTTCACCTCGGCCGAGTCGTGAACCAAGTCGTCTGAGTTGTCTCGGTCCCACTTCTTGTTCGTTAGGGTGTGGTCCTCCATGTATGAAATAATACCTACCGCAAGAGAAAGAATTTTTCATATAAAGCATGTGTGTGTTCTCTGGAAAAGCTTTGGGTTCCTAGGTTTTTCATAtccacggtggtgagatgagaaaatgaaagataaccgacatagcttttcgtgtcgtttcccacagacggcgccaaatgttgatgcacaaaatcggaaggtcttggaataacgtaaatctgaccgtgaatcatGCAAAcgcccaagaacacaaagatgtatcgtggttcaccccaatgtttgggctacgtccacactgatgttgattatgtatgtatgtatggattacaaagtgttgttgtgtttgtgagggtattgccctctgttgGATTCACAGAGGAAGAGAGTTAAGAGAGTTTCTGTGTTTGTAGGAGGGTTGCTTTGAATATGAGAGCCTCTGTTTGGAGATGTGAGGcctgaggattgtgagggtgaagaggccattttatagactaagggttcctccccttttacataaatcatgggctcaatgtctgGAAGCCCAAGTAACGAGGTACAATATAATATGATACCAACAATTCCCTTTCAACAAATCACCATATCTTCCTTAATATAAACATTTCCAACCACTTTTATTGTTGGccataacattttaaaatttctatcCACACTTATCATTGACAGAATAATGATTTCaccatcattttcttttatttcaatcAGTGACTAGTAAGCTGGAAAAGATTGTAATATACATGACCAATACACATCacactttgtttttcttttctttcttttttttttaacttctaCGGGCCTTTTCCGCCCATTTTCACTTCCACGAGCCTTTCTCGCCCAATCTCACATATCCACCCTTATATCCACGGCCCTTTTTGCCCAATTCAATTTCTCAAGTGTCAGGTATAATACAAATTCTCCATCTACTTATCGCAACCTCACAATCACCTTAACATTCAACATTTTCATAATACCTAGAAAAtaaccaagtaggtagtgaTGTGACTCCCCaacgcagattaaccaagcagagtcactcctacagatgttaggaagtgatcacctgatgcggattaaccaagcatgatcactcctaagcaTACATGGTCATAAGGATCGCCTAACGCGGATTTACCAAGCGCGACCCATCCCCCGACActgattaaccaagcaggaccactaATGACCCtctaatgcggattaaccaagtagaGTCACACCTGCAGAACAGTTAGGCAGTGATCatccaacgcggattaaccaagcatgatcacccctaagtataaatggccataaggatcacccaacgcggattaaccaagtgcGATCCATATCTAGTATAGTCCcctaatgcggattaaccaagcaggaccattaATGACCccctatcgcggattaaccaagcagggtcatgGTCTCCTATTAGCCTTCAATTTAACAACCATCCCAATATGCAATTTAATTCACTTTTCAAAAGTATTATCAATCCAATTTACTTCACTTCATGATGATTCACAACATAAATATACTTCTCACATAACTTCTCATTACTCAAAGGACTTAGGGAATAATGCAATACCAATGCAAATCATAATTCCCATTAATGAGATTTTTCATCATCACCATGGAAATTTCACCACAACACAATGCAATTCATATATGTATCTCAAATGTATATGTGTCCATATATCACATGAATGCATCTTTATGCCCAAACAAATTATGAAATCATGCAACCACAACCTAtcacatctcgggctcgactttgccgtagtacgatattgtccgttttggggcCCCGATcgcgccctcacgattttgtttatgggaactcacacgagaactttccaatgggtcacccatcatgggattgctctcgcgtgaactcgcttaacttcgcagttctgatggaacccgaagccaatgaactcccaaaaggcctcgtgcgaggtagagatgggaatatacatataaggcttacaggatccactcccctgagtaatgtgggatcttacaatccacccccttagggacccaacatcctcgtcgacacacttccggccagggattggctctgataccattaaAGTTGTCACGGCCCAATCCCGACATACGCCCAAGATTGACACGTGACATTACTAAATGCCCGTAACTCAACGTACCCCACCTTTTggatatgtacaaaatataattcaagattcagatgcataataattttgcgtatactttatggctgcatctaacctcctcattagattgcctacgtaccctcaacagggatcaagtcattcgtagttcacttaTCACAAAATCAGACGTTTATTCCACTAAGTTCAAGCAGAAAAGTGTAGCATTCCTCAATCATTTATTATAACTTGACAACATGTAATTCCGGGACTCAGGCTACATAGCCAACCCCCATGAAAACATGATTTATTTCCCATCcaacatataaatcattatgtctcATCAAGATATTGCAATTCACAACATACATCATATATAAGAACCGACGAAACACAAAACCATTCTCTAGCctcattaattaattactttgATCAAAGTAATAACAATTATTCCCATATCTTCTAAATTCATACCTTAAGAAATCATAATCGAATCGTAGAAAATCCCGAAAGAATCACTCAGACATCCAACATCTTTTCTAACTCAATTCACAAGATTCTCGAAACCAT is a window from the Malus domestica chromosome 16, GDT2T_hap1 genome containing:
- the LOC103441526 gene encoding calcium uniporter protein 3, mitochondrial-like, which translates into the protein MSFKKTLIERLFNIFKASTQTLGEPDFVVIRLLSPEVPPQEIVGGEFPEAGDLVFAVFRKFLHKRSSVGNFQKHEIWSLPMRANLMEKLKVVVIGLDRIRLDGLAPPEPASKSSPMEKSGLTMEETKKLLRVAQLEAVRLKLREVQKICVSYPEFRRDLPGRLRRSAMDPPTIRLGT
- the LOC139192990 gene encoding uncharacterized protein, whose translation is MEDHTLTNKKWDRDNSDDLVHDSAEVKQLREDLLGFLDDSDADPTTQDIDSVMKSFEEEIAAATTFCQSSSRPASEILLAPGPVVDLTSESGESKPDLGYLLEASDDELGLPPSENFNEEATKSGIASWSEFCPTRLELMSYGRSTIPL